A window from Chitinophaga filiformis encodes these proteins:
- a CDS encoding GumC family protein — protein sequence MDIIYFIKALLKKKWWIIISTIIAVVAALFFTLGKPRMYASVTQIATGFTINDQIKLRDENVNIFEADVKFDNVIEIINSPVVVGMLSYDLLIHDLTSNKPFVRLQEKDLNSDVYKAVDKQAAVEILRSKLDSLQVLSSYNPVERNILAFLKLYKYDYESIRKRMNASRVQRTDYLEIVATAENPEQAAYTVNTAYREFMRYYRSMRTERSVESVESFDELVRQKKAELDKKVEALRLYKSSEGLLNVETASGNELDLIKQFEKGLSDERANYNTINSSLQSVNQRLAAASSGKTVYTNNNSEIIDLRRQINDLNEELTQKGSNDEAMRTKLAGLRAQLQKKLGASSTGTQTATTKDALIQEKANLEAQLNASSLNINALQTQISKLKGSVGSYANKEATVSGLQAEVDMAQEEYNKLKEKLNAAQDNRTTPDLNFKQILKGQPAFKPESSKRMIIMGMAGISTFLLTSFIVLLMEFLDGSLKSPSVFEKHLDLRLISSVNHADLNKYSILEVLQKTTISDKHSKQRQNTFRELLRKLRYEVESSGKKIFLMTSTEARQGKTTLTQALAYSLSLSNKNVLVIDTNFCNNDLTVQMEAAPTLETFSVPPSELNIEKVKDIVTTYPVPGIEVIGCKGGDYTPSEILPKNNLLNYLPFLKNYYDFILLEGAPLNDYTDSKELAQYVDGVIAVFSSKLALTQVDRESAQFFETLGDKFVGAVLNNVQEEYLEL from the coding sequence ATGGATATAATATATTTCATAAAGGCCCTGCTGAAAAAGAAATGGTGGATCATTATCAGTACCATCATTGCCGTTGTTGCTGCCCTCTTCTTTACCCTCGGCAAGCCCAGAATGTATGCTTCCGTAACCCAGATTGCGACCGGATTCACTATCAACGACCAGATTAAACTTCGTGATGAGAATGTCAATATTTTCGAAGCAGATGTAAAGTTTGACAACGTGATCGAAATCATCAACTCCCCCGTGGTAGTTGGTATGTTGTCTTACGACCTGCTTATTCATGACCTGACCAGCAATAAACCCTTCGTCCGCCTGCAGGAAAAAGACCTGAACTCAGACGTCTATAAAGCGGTAGACAAGCAGGCAGCGGTAGAGATACTGCGCAGTAAGCTCGACTCACTACAGGTCCTCTCTTCTTATAACCCCGTAGAGCGGAATATCCTGGCTTTTCTGAAGCTCTATAAATATGACTACGAATCCATCCGTAAAAGGATGAATGCCTCCCGTGTGCAACGCACAGATTACCTGGAGATCGTAGCCACCGCAGAAAACCCTGAGCAGGCCGCATATACCGTAAATACGGCGTACCGGGAATTCATGCGCTATTACAGGAGTATGCGCACCGAAAGATCCGTGGAAAGTGTCGAATCTTTTGATGAACTGGTAAGGCAAAAGAAAGCCGAACTGGATAAAAAAGTGGAAGCACTCCGCTTATACAAATCTTCTGAAGGCCTGCTCAATGTGGAAACAGCCAGTGGCAATGAGCTGGACCTGATCAAACAGTTTGAAAAAGGCCTGTCTGACGAAAGAGCTAACTACAATACCATCAACTCTTCCCTGCAGAGTGTAAACCAGCGTCTTGCTGCTGCCAGCAGCGGTAAGACCGTTTATACCAACAACAATAGCGAGATCATAGATCTGCGCAGGCAGATCAACGACCTCAATGAGGAACTGACCCAGAAAGGCAGCAATGATGAAGCAATGCGTACCAAACTGGCCGGACTGCGTGCACAGTTACAGAAGAAACTCGGCGCATCATCGACCGGTACGCAGACCGCAACTACCAAAGACGCACTGATACAGGAAAAAGCCAATCTCGAAGCGCAGCTGAATGCTTCCAGCCTGAATATAAACGCACTGCAGACGCAGATATCCAAACTGAAAGGCTCTGTTGGCTCTTATGCCAATAAAGAAGCTACAGTGAGCGGTCTGCAGGCCGAAGTCGATATGGCGCAGGAAGAATATAATAAACTGAAGGAAAAGCTGAATGCGGCACAGGACAACCGCACTACCCCGGACCTTAATTTCAAACAGATCCTGAAGGGACAGCCCGCCTTTAAACCTGAGTCTTCCAAACGCATGATCATCATGGGCATGGCCGGTATTTCCACTTTCCTGCTTACGTCTTTCATCGTATTGCTGATGGAATTCCTGGATGGTTCCCTGAAATCGCCATCTGTGTTTGAGAAACACCTGGATTTACGCCTGATCAGCAGTGTGAACCACGCTGACCTGAACAAGTACAGCATCCTGGAAGTGTTGCAGAAAACAACGATCTCTGACAAACATTCCAAACAACGCCAGAACACTTTCCGCGAGTTGCTGCGCAAACTGCGGTACGAGGTGGAAAGCAGCGGTAAGAAAATATTCCTGATGACAAGTACAGAGGCACGCCAGGGTAAAACTACCCTTACACAGGCACTGGCATATAGTTTGAGTCTCAGTAACAAAAACGTACTGGTTATCGATACTAATTTCTGTAATAATGACCTCACTGTACAGATGGAGGCAGCACCCACACTGGAAACGTTTTCTGTTCCTCCTTCAGAGCTGAACATTGAAAAGGTAAAGGACATCGTAACAACATATCCCGTACCGGGTATTGAGGTGATCGGTTGTAAAGGTGGCGACTATACTCCATCTGAGATCTTACCGAAGAATAATTTGTTAAACTATCTCCCATTCCTGAAGAACTACTACGACTTCATCCTGCTGGAAGGCGCACCGCTGAACGACTATACCGATAGTAAAGAGCTGGCGCAATACGTGGATGGTGTCATAGCAGTTTTCTCATCCAAGCTGGCATTAACACAGGTAGACCGTGAATCGGCCCAGTTTTTTGAAACCCTTGGTGATAAGTTCGTGGGAGCAGTACTGAACAATGTCCAGGAAGAATACCTCGAGTTATAA
- a CDS encoding acyltransferase family protein, protein MPGITFKELFNFKPPQANRLGWIDYAKGIAIILVVYRHVLFGLKSSGMVVSQWIIDGNNMFYSFRMPLFFLLSGLFFERSITRKGETGFLVTRVNTLLYPYVLWAFIQITLQMLFSSFVNARRTGADYLNILIQPRHLDQLWYLFALFNVTLLYLLIAKLFRYDKFAQVLVSLALLAIAPLVNSISTLYDVALHYIFFCIGNLTATYFFSEKTQEKLSSAYGLLVLLPIFALCQYYFLYHQQMNLFLYAGIALIGSLFTIMVSFQLSKYNALPFLRTFGHYSLYIYLLHVPIVAAIRYFLLGTMMKQHIVVLLVLLIFIAIFFSIITYRICMQLRLGFLFTGPFKAKPYNPQQPEIVTQKNHL, encoded by the coding sequence ATGCCAGGCATCACATTCAAAGAACTGTTTAACTTCAAACCGCCACAAGCCAATCGGCTGGGATGGATAGACTATGCAAAAGGCATAGCTATTATCCTGGTCGTATACAGACACGTGCTATTCGGACTGAAAAGTAGCGGCATGGTTGTCAGTCAGTGGATCATTGACGGCAACAACATGTTCTACAGCTTCCGTATGCCATTGTTCTTTCTCCTCTCCGGGTTGTTCTTCGAAAGAAGTATCACCCGGAAGGGAGAAACGGGCTTCCTGGTTACCCGCGTCAATACGTTGTTGTACCCCTACGTACTGTGGGCATTCATTCAGATCACCCTGCAAATGCTCTTCTCCTCATTTGTTAACGCCCGCCGTACCGGCGCAGATTATCTGAACATCCTGATACAACCCCGCCATCTTGACCAGTTATGGTATTTATTTGCACTGTTCAATGTAACCTTACTGTATCTGCTTATAGCAAAACTATTCCGCTATGACAAATTTGCCCAGGTGCTCGTGTCACTGGCATTGCTGGCCATAGCTCCTCTTGTGAACAGTATCAGTACGCTTTATGATGTAGCATTGCACTACATCTTTTTCTGCATCGGCAACCTGACGGCAACTTATTTTTTTTCGGAAAAGACGCAGGAAAAGCTCTCTTCCGCATATGGATTACTGGTACTGCTGCCCATATTTGCACTCTGCCAGTATTACTTCCTCTATCATCAGCAGATGAACCTGTTCCTGTATGCAGGCATTGCGCTGATAGGCAGCCTGTTTACGATCATGGTCTCTTTCCAGTTGTCGAAGTACAATGCATTGCCCTTCCTGAGAACGTTCGGGCATTACTCCCTGTACATCTACCTGCTGCATGTACCGATCGTAGCGGCGATCAGGTACTTCCTGCTGGGCACCATGATGAAACAGCATATAGTGGTGTTACTGGTGTTGCTGATATTCATTGCCATTTTCTTTTCCATCATCACCTACCGGATATGTATGCAACTGAGGCTTGGCTTCCTGTTTACAGGGCCTTTTAAAGCCAAACCGTACAATCCGCAGCAACCGGAGATCGTCACCCAAAAAAATCATTTGTAA
- a CDS encoding O-antigen ligase family protein: protein MLSQQAKKNTVLYLFILLWVVAVPVIAYVSSMDAKFSIVVFGGIIGLALAVISAMNFRLGYYIYIAVSMIVHVPERMAGTTMPVGVVMDLFLLLMLAGAIFDKKSKEKSNVAYFKDPLLLILYLYTAYLLIQFFNPNMLSIQGWFIFIRVYIRNFIFLFLTIKVLSDWSQIYKFFKFWLALSTAAALYGCLQQAVGLLPFERNYIAMNPDKFKTVMIQGRARIFSFMADPAAFGVLMACGAIIGTILLTAGQKIVSYPKKLLLLFIITVHLLALGFSGTRTAYVMLPVGLLLFFLVNLHNRNTLIAAAIFTFGMLAILFGPFYSSPTIIRIRTAFMGSQDESLSLRDVNRHNIQPYMYTHPIGGGVMTVGNDGVTYNPGHRLAGIQPDSGYLRAVLELGWIGLIITCIYTYMGIHYAVKNYFKEENELNRLLLIGIAAVMYAILVAQYAQEAAGLVESSIFLNAILGITIKVRYNLSTSK, encoded by the coding sequence ATGCTCAGTCAACAGGCTAAGAAAAACACCGTATTATACCTGTTCATCCTGCTCTGGGTGGTAGCTGTACCCGTTATCGCCTATGTGTCTTCCATGGATGCCAAATTCAGTATTGTGGTGTTTGGCGGTATTATCGGGCTGGCACTTGCAGTGATCAGCGCCATGAATTTCCGCCTGGGCTACTACATATACATTGCTGTTTCAATGATCGTGCACGTGCCGGAGAGGATGGCCGGCACAACGATGCCAGTGGGCGTTGTTATGGACCTTTTCCTCCTGCTGATGCTGGCAGGGGCCATCTTTGATAAAAAAAGCAAGGAGAAGTCAAATGTTGCCTATTTCAAAGATCCTCTCCTGCTGATATTGTACCTGTATACGGCTTACCTGCTGATACAGTTCTTCAATCCCAATATGTTGTCGATACAGGGCTGGTTCATCTTTATCAGGGTATACATCCGCAACTTCATCTTCCTGTTCCTCACCATCAAAGTACTGAGCGACTGGTCGCAGATATATAAGTTCTTTAAGTTCTGGCTGGCCTTGTCTACAGCCGCAGCGCTGTACGGCTGTCTGCAACAGGCGGTAGGACTGCTGCCCTTTGAAAGGAACTACATTGCCATGAACCCCGACAAGTTCAAGACGGTTATGATACAGGGACGTGCAAGGATCTTTTCATTTATGGCAGACCCCGCGGCGTTTGGCGTACTGATGGCCTGCGGCGCCATTATCGGCACAATATTGCTCACCGCCGGTCAGAAGATCGTAAGCTACCCTAAAAAATTATTGCTGCTTTTTATTATCACGGTCCATTTGCTGGCACTCGGATTTTCCGGTACCCGTACAGCATATGTGATGTTGCCCGTGGGACTGCTATTGTTCTTCCTGGTAAACCTGCATAACAGGAACACCCTGATCGCTGCTGCCATTTTCACTTTCGGTATGCTGGCCATCCTGTTCGGTCCTTTCTATAGCAGTCCAACCATCATCCGTATCCGTACGGCATTTATGGGTAGCCAGGACGAATCGCTCAGCCTGCGCGATGTGAACAGGCACAATATACAGCCCTATATGTATACGCATCCGATCGGTGGAGGTGTGATGACAGTGGGTAATGACGGCGTGACTTACAATCCCGGTCACCGGCTGGCAGGCATACAGCCCGACAGCGGCTACCTGCGTGCGGTACTTGAACTTGGATGGATAGGGCTGATCATCACCTGTATCTATACCTATATGGGCATACACTACGCCGTCAAAAATTATTTCAAAGAGGAAAATGAATTGAACAGGTTATTGCTGATAGGTATTGCTGCGGTGATGTATGCTATCCTGGTGGCCCAGTATGCACAGGAAGCAGCGGGCCTCGTAGAATCATCTATTTTCCTGAATGCCATTCTGGGCATCACCATTAAAGTACGGTATAATCTTTCAACATCTAAATAA
- a CDS encoding TolC family protein, with translation MKKGLLFIIGLAFCISVQAQKKESSLYIPLTDSPEVTQLKAVLVELAMQNPALKVYDNKAKIARYQQNKATAGWLNMLQASGNLNEYTLKNNSNNATFFPRYNFSLTVPIGSLISIPNDVKIAKTEKKVIMNMKEEEQLKIKADVLNAYELYAANKKMMELEVPLLEDVYNHYKQTEEKFSAGDKEVSVETLNIAYRSYNEEMVRKVMLERDIRQAKIELERLIGISFEEAVLQSQARTFNK, from the coding sequence ATGAAAAAGGGACTTTTATTCATTATTGGCTTGGCGTTCTGTATATCTGTGCAGGCACAGAAAAAGGAATCTAGCCTTTATATCCCTCTCACCGATTCACCTGAAGTAACACAATTGAAAGCAGTATTGGTAGAACTTGCCATGCAAAACCCCGCATTAAAGGTGTACGACAACAAGGCGAAAATTGCCAGGTATCAGCAAAACAAAGCCACAGCCGGATGGCTGAACATGTTGCAGGCATCAGGCAACCTGAACGAATACACTTTGAAGAACAACAGTAACAATGCCACGTTCTTCCCCAGGTATAACTTTTCACTGACGGTGCCTATTGGTAGTCTTATCTCTATCCCTAATGATGTCAAGATCGCGAAAACAGAAAAGAAAGTGATCATGAACATGAAAGAGGAAGAACAGCTGAAAATAAAGGCAGATGTGCTGAATGCATACGAACTGTATGCTGCCAATAAGAAAATGATGGAACTGGAAGTGCCATTGCTGGAAGACGTATACAATCATTACAAACAGACGGAAGAGAAATTCTCTGCCGGTGACAAGGAAGTATCTGTAGAAACCCTGAACATTGCCTACAGAAGTTACAATGAAGAAATGGTGAGAAAGGTAATGCTGGAAAGGGATATCAGGCAGGCCAAGATCGAACTGGAAAGACTGATCGGTATCAGCTTTGAAGAGGCGGTACTGCAGTCACAGGCAAGAACTTTTAACAAATAG
- a CDS encoding acyltransferase family protein, with translation MQTQTNYIKSLDGVRAIAILLVMAFHFGVIRFGWMGVQLFFVLSGFLISSILLKEKDKPSPLTQRLKKFWIRRSLRIFPLYYIYLTVFVVICLFTAFPPGYFRDLPYLYSYTFNLTRISNSWHESPVYTHFWSLCVEEQFYLFFPFIVFLLSRKSLRRLLLVVLIAGPLFRWSFGNYLAQIGKTPFEVFDVIYWFPLSHLDAFFTGTAIPLLGLKDRIRKPQWLFALGCLLALTAGMVNYLYESHGHSLPTSMGYNFGDVNSYQHVWYYTVLNLFTASLLLLLVSAYSSMPGNFIKGMLENNVLVAIGKVSYGMYILHWVIQTQLVERWIPVSESNKYWLFLLDVPVVYVFALLSFHFIEQRFTQLKDRFTTGNTPVKATTLSTKN, from the coding sequence ATGCAAACACAGACCAACTATATTAAAAGCCTGGATGGCGTACGCGCCATTGCGATACTGCTGGTAATGGCATTCCATTTCGGCGTGATCCGCTTTGGCTGGATGGGAGTGCAGTTATTCTTTGTGCTCTCAGGCTTTCTCATCAGCAGTATACTGCTGAAAGAAAAGGATAAGCCATCCCCGCTTACCCAACGTCTGAAAAAGTTCTGGATCAGGAGAAGCCTGCGCATTTTCCCCCTGTACTACATTTACCTGACCGTATTTGTGGTCATCTGCCTCTTTACGGCTTTTCCTCCCGGCTATTTCAGGGACCTTCCCTATTTATACTCCTATACCTTCAACCTGACAAGGATCAGCAACAGCTGGCATGAAAGCCCGGTATACACGCATTTCTGGTCGCTCTGTGTCGAAGAACAGTTTTACCTGTTCTTCCCGTTTATTGTTTTCCTGCTTTCCAGGAAAAGCCTGCGGCGATTGCTGCTGGTGGTACTGATAGCCGGCCCCTTGTTCCGCTGGTCTTTCGGTAACTACCTGGCGCAGATCGGGAAAACGCCCTTTGAAGTGTTCGATGTGATCTACTGGTTTCCGCTCAGTCACCTGGACGCCTTCTTTACAGGAACCGCTATTCCGCTGCTGGGACTGAAAGACAGGATCAGAAAGCCGCAATGGTTGTTCGCCCTGGGCTGCCTGCTGGCCCTGACCGCCGGGATGGTCAATTACCTGTATGAAAGTCACGGGCATTCGCTGCCCACTTCTATGGGTTACAACTTCGGAGATGTGAACAGCTATCAGCATGTATGGTATTACACAGTGCTGAACTTGTTCACCGCCTCCCTGCTGCTGTTACTGGTTTCAGCCTACAGCAGTATGCCGGGCAATTTTATTAAAGGAATGCTGGAGAACAATGTCCTGGTAGCGATAGGCAAGGTCTCTTACGGTATGTACATTTTGCATTGGGTCATACAAACGCAGCTGGTAGAAAGATGGATCCCCGTCAGCGAAAGCAACAAATACTGGTTATTCCTCCTGGATGTACCGGTGGTGTATGTTTTCGCACTACTCAGCTTTCATTTCATTGAACAACGATTTACTCAACTTAAAGACAGATTTACTACCGGCAACACACCGGTAAAAGCCACCACACTCAGCACAAAAAACTAG
- a CDS encoding gluconate 2-dehydrogenase subunit 3 family protein, producing the protein MNRRKALGNIMLLAGAGAAAWSGIRLGKLYSTPNLGKLQAHAALITELAETIIPATDTPGAKAAGVTPFIIRMIRDCTPRKEQNRFLMGLDEVEDYAKRHYNHSFARCNIEQRLAIADHFERRDRPYKGITGKISHKVMGDPFFVIMKKYTVIGYCSSMEGATRGLVYDYVPGHYAGAVRLKPGQKAWATE; encoded by the coding sequence ATGAACCGGAGAAAAGCCCTGGGCAATATCATGCTCCTGGCCGGCGCCGGAGCGGCCGCATGGTCGGGCATCAGGCTGGGTAAGCTGTACAGCACTCCGAACCTCGGGAAGCTGCAGGCACACGCGGCGCTGATCACCGAACTGGCGGAGACCATTATACCCGCCACAGACACACCGGGCGCCAAAGCGGCGGGTGTTACGCCCTTCATCATCCGGATGATCAGGGACTGCACTCCCCGGAAGGAACAGAACCGCTTTCTTATGGGACTGGATGAAGTGGAAGACTATGCCAAACGTCACTACAACCATTCTTTTGCCCGCTGTAACATTGAACAGCGCCTGGCAATTGCAGATCATTTTGAAAGGCGGGACCGGCCCTATAAAGGCATCACGGGAAAGATCAGCCACAAGGTGATGGGAGATCCATTCTTCGTCATCATGAAGAAGTATACCGTAATAGGCTATTGCAGCTCCATGGAAGGCGCTACACGTGGTCTTGTTTATGACTACGTACCCGGACATTACGCGGGCGCTGTAAGATTGAAGCCCGGCCAGAAGGCCTGGGCCACAGAATAG
- a CDS encoding GMC oxidoreductase, whose amino-acid sequence MNLNIKSAQLRTYDAIVIGSGISGGWAAKELCEKGLKTLVLERGRNVEHIKDYATTFKTPWEFQHAGFNTEKDLAEDPIQSAEYNEGNKHFFVRDKAHPYIQEKPFHWIRGYQVGGRSLTWGRQSYRLSDLDFEANQQDGHGVDWPIRYKDIAPWYTYVEQFAGISGQPEGLAQLPDGDFLPPMEMNILEKHFRERVKQRFDGRCVTIGRVANLTRGWRGRTPCQYRNLCSRGCPYGGYFSSNAATLPAAAATGNMTLRPFSIVSEILYDKEKGRASGVRVIDAETKEVIDFYAKIIFLNASTIGSAFVLLHSTSDAFPQGLGNTNDLVGRHLMDHHFKVGAMGDYQGLDDWYYEGRRPTGIYIPRFRNLGDAASKRDYLRGFGYQGYGEREGWMYTGLTEDGFGKSFKDKLLRPGKWTFWLGAWGETLPYADNRVTLDTTQRDQWGLPLARVAFSIRDNEKAMRRDMQHSAAEMLEESGFSNVTGFDYNYVGGECVHEMGTARMGRDPKTSVLNGNNQLHAVKNVFITDGSCMTSSACQNPSLTYMALTARACDFAVGELKKGNL is encoded by the coding sequence ATGAATCTGAACATTAAGAGTGCGCAGCTGCGCACTTATGACGCTATTGTCATTGGCTCCGGCATCAGCGGAGGCTGGGCGGCCAAAGAGTTATGTGAGAAAGGACTGAAGACATTGGTGCTGGAAAGAGGACGTAATGTGGAACATATCAAAGACTATGCAACCACCTTTAAAACACCCTGGGAGTTTCAGCACGCGGGATTCAACACAGAAAAGGACCTGGCAGAAGATCCCATCCAGAGTGCGGAATACAACGAAGGCAACAAGCATTTTTTTGTGCGCGATAAAGCGCACCCCTATATACAGGAAAAGCCCTTCCACTGGATCAGGGGTTACCAGGTAGGCGGGCGTTCCCTGACATGGGGGCGGCAGAGCTACCGCCTGAGTGATCTGGATTTTGAGGCCAACCAGCAAGATGGTCATGGCGTGGACTGGCCTATCCGTTATAAAGACATCGCTCCCTGGTATACATACGTAGAACAGTTTGCGGGCATCAGCGGGCAGCCGGAAGGATTGGCACAATTGCCTGATGGAGACTTCCTCCCTCCTATGGAAATGAATATACTGGAAAAACATTTCCGGGAGCGGGTGAAGCAGCGCTTTGACGGACGCTGTGTTACCATTGGCAGAGTGGCTAATCTGACGCGCGGCTGGCGCGGACGCACGCCCTGCCAGTACCGTAACCTCTGCAGCCGTGGATGCCCGTATGGCGGTTACTTCAGCAGTAATGCCGCTACCCTGCCCGCAGCTGCGGCTACAGGCAATATGACACTGCGTCCCTTTTCCATCGTATCAGAGATCCTGTACGACAAGGAAAAAGGAAGGGCCAGCGGCGTACGTGTGATCGATGCCGAGACCAAAGAAGTGATCGACTTCTATGCAAAGATCATTTTCCTGAACGCCTCTACGATCGGATCCGCCTTTGTACTGCTGCATTCCACTTCAGATGCCTTTCCCCAGGGACTGGGCAACACCAACGACCTGGTAGGACGGCACCTGATGGACCATCATTTCAAGGTGGGCGCCATGGGCGACTACCAGGGCCTGGATGACTGGTATTATGAAGGCAGGCGCCCAACGGGCATCTATATACCCCGTTTCCGCAACCTGGGCGATGCCGCCTCAAAACGTGATTACCTGCGTGGTTTCGGCTATCAGGGATATGGCGAGCGTGAAGGCTGGATGTATACCGGCCTGACGGAAGACGGCTTCGGCAAATCGTTCAAAGATAAACTGCTGCGTCCCGGCAAATGGACCTTCTGGCTGGGGGCCTGGGGCGAGACTTTACCTTATGCCGACAACAGGGTAACACTGGATACTACGCAACGCGATCAATGGGGCCTGCCACTGGCCAGAGTAGCATTTTCCATCCGCGATAATGAAAAGGCAATGCGCCGCGACATGCAGCATAGTGCAGCTGAAATGCTGGAAGAAAGCGGCTTTTCAAATGTAACAGGCTTTGATTACAACTACGTTGGAGGAGAATGCGTACATGAAATGGGCACCGCCCGTATGGGAAGAGACCCCAAAACATCCGTGCTGAATGGCAATAACCAGCTGCACGCTGTAAAGAACGTATTTATTACCGATGGCAGTTGTATGACCTCATCTGCCTGTCAGAACCCTTCACTGACATATATGGCATTAACAGCAAGAGCATGCGACTTTGCCGTCGGGGAACTAAAGAAAGGAAACCTTTGA
- a CDS encoding nucleoside deaminase: MALPFLNYQQYHLMDNFMRAAIEEALKGRNEGGIPIGSVLVHKGEIIGRGHNRRVQKGSVILHGEMDALENAGRLTAATYRECTLYTTLSPCPMCTGAILLYGIPRVVIGENHTFMGAEDLLRANNVELTVENDETCIDMMQRFIERHPTLWNEDIGE, from the coding sequence ATGGCATTACCATTCCTCAACTATCAACAATATCATCTTATGGACAATTTTATGAGAGCCGCTATAGAAGAGGCATTAAAGGGCCGGAACGAAGGAGGCATCCCTATTGGATCGGTGCTGGTACATAAAGGTGAGATCATCGGGCGGGGCCACAACCGCAGGGTACAAAAAGGCAGTGTCATTCTGCATGGGGAAATGGATGCGCTGGAAAATGCCGGACGGCTTACGGCGGCCACTTACAGGGAGTGTACCTTGTATACAACGCTATCTCCTTGTCCCATGTGTACTGGTGCTATACTGCTGTATGGTATTCCCAGGGTAGTGATTGGCGAGAACCACACATTTATGGGGGCAGAAGATTTACTCAGAGCCAATAATGTTGAGCTGACCGTAGAAAATGATGAGACATGTATTGATATGATGCAGCGCTTTATTGAACGGCACCCGACACTCTGGAATGAAGACATCGGTGAATAA
- the metK gene encoding methionine adenosyltransferase, giving the protein MPYLFTSESVSEGHPDKVADQISDALIDHFLAYDTTSKVACETLVTTGQVVLAGEVKSEAYLDVQEIAREVIRKIGYTKSEYMFEANSCGIFSAIHEQSPDINQGVERKNPEEQGAGDQGMMFGYATRETENYMPLALDLAHKLLIELAAVRRENKEITYLRPDAKSQVTIEYSDDNKPVRIDTIVISTQHDDFDAEDKMLAKIKSDMINILIPRVKAQLKPELQALFNDKITYHINPTGKFVIGGPHGDTGLTGRKIIVDTYGGKGAHGGGAFSGKDPSKVDRSAAYATRHIAKNLVAAGLCDEALVQVSYAIGVAKPCGLFIDTRGTSKVKLTDGEIARKVEQIFDLRPYAIEQRLKLRNPIYSDTAAYGHMGRDSKVVTKVFNKGKKNEKKVEVELFTWEKLDYVEKVKSAFGL; this is encoded by the coding sequence ATGCCTTATTTATTTACCTCAGAATCTGTTTCCGAAGGCCATCCGGATAAAGTGGCCGATCAGATATCCGACGCATTGATCGATCACTTCCTTGCTTATGATACTACCTCAAAAGTAGCCTGTGAAACGTTGGTGACGACCGGTCAGGTGGTACTGGCTGGCGAAGTAAAATCTGAAGCTTACCTGGATGTGCAGGAAATTGCTCGTGAGGTAATCCGTAAGATAGGCTATACAAAGAGTGAATACATGTTTGAGGCTAACTCCTGTGGTATCTTCTCTGCTATTCATGAGCAGTCTCCCGATATCAACCAGGGTGTTGAGCGTAAGAACCCGGAAGAACAGGGCGCAGGAGACCAGGGTATGATGTTCGGTTATGCTACCCGCGAAACAGAGAACTATATGCCATTGGCGCTGGACCTCGCTCACAAACTGCTGATCGAACTGGCTGCTGTCCGTCGCGAAAACAAAGAGATCACTTACCTGCGTCCTGACGCTAAGTCACAGGTAACGATCGAATACTCCGACGATAACAAACCTGTTCGTATTGACACCATCGTTATTTCTACACAGCACGATGATTTCGATGCTGAAGATAAGATGCTGGCCAAGATCAAAAGTGATATGATCAATATCCTGATCCCCCGCGTAAAGGCACAGCTGAAACCAGAACTGCAGGCACTGTTCAATGACAAGATCACTTATCATATCAATCCTACCGGCAAATTCGTGATCGGTGGTCCTCACGGCGATACCGGCCTGACTGGTCGTAAGATCATCGTGGATACCTACGGTGGTAAAGGCGCTCACGGTGGTGGTGCGTTCTCTGGTAAAGATCCTTCCAAAGTAGACCGTTCTGCGGCTTACGCTACCCGCCACATTGCCAAGAACCTGGTAGCTGCAGGTCTTTGCGATGAAGCGCTGGTACAGGTATCTTACGCGATTGGTGTGGCTAAGCCCTGTGGTCTATTCATCGATACCCGTGGTACTTCCAAAGTAAAACTGACTGATGGCGAGATCGCCAGGAAGGTTGAACAGATCTTCGACCTGCGTCCTTATGCTATCGAACAGCGTCTGAAACTGCGTAATCCTATTTATAGCGATACTGCTGCTTATGGTCACATGGGCCGCGACAGTAAAGTTGTGACGAAGGTGTTCAACAAGGGTAAAAAGAATGAGAAGAAAGTAGAGGTGGAGTTGTTTACCTGGGAGAAACTGGATTACGTTGAAAAAGTGAAATCAGCTTTCGGGTTATAA